Below is a genomic region from Phragmites australis chromosome 20, lpPhrAust1.1, whole genome shotgun sequence.
CTAAAAATCATGCTCTAACTTATTCTAGCATTTGTTTAATGTGTTTACTTTGTTTAGTGCTTGTTCTTAGTATTGCTTGTTTGTTCACGTGTAAAAGAGTTTGTCCCAAAGGCATTCCACAACATCCAAGATCAAGACTTCAATGACTTTGAGCAGCatttcggagaaggcaagtgtccttaagcATATTGTgcctatttttataaagttttgtTTTAAACTGCATGCTGGTCAAATATAATATCCTATGGTTAGGGATTACTTGCATTTCTCCCATATTCCTTGTAGCCGTACTTTTGGTTATAGTGTTTTAGGTAGATTATGCTTAGTGTTGCTTATTCATGGGTAGTATAATGTTtgataaattgtttaatgatataagacATGATGTTAATGTTGGTAAAATGCTTAGACATGGAAATTAGGGTCTACACAAGTCTGACATGTTGGTTGgcctgtggatgtgttccagACAAAATTGTAGGCTTATTCGAACAATTGGTTATTACTCTGTGTTGGATGATGGCGTTCTTGCCCATACCATattaaggaccagttcgtggagcaacTACCCATGAAAAACAGTACAatcacgaggcttatatgggtacggatTGGCCAAGTAATTAGTAGTTCTCCCAGTAGCTTATGCGCCAGATGGAGGTGTAGGGacggaagggttacttcccggaACTACTAGGCACAAGACGAGGCTTCTGGAGTGGAGGGTTACTTCCACGGTAGTGGAACCTCAGTGGATACAATACAGTGATCTCTCggtgcacacctcggaagtgtgtaaagTACCGACGGATAccggcaaaagagttgatcatgaTTTGTGGATAAAACGACCTTTGCAGAGtaaaaattgatatatcaatcgtgctcacggtcatgagcggcatggactcctcacatgattagtcgggtggattTTCGGGTTAGTTTTGAGTTGAATCTGGTGGATCATAGTGGTGGAACTGTGATTCAAGTTAGCTTTATTTAGATGTGGTTGGAACCTCTGTTGTGAAGCAAGATGATTGGAATCTTGGCTCAGATCTTAAAGAATTTCACCTGGTAAATAGGTTGCCTTTATAAAAGTTTGACTACAAAatagcatttatgcaaataaacccctgAGTTAAACATATCTTGACTTTAGCCTATATCTCACatttttttcacacttgctgagtattccaTATAGTCATGCTTGCTCTCTTCCATAATTTTGTTGTTTCTTAGAAGGCGGAGACTACGAGAATTTCCCGAAAGATAgagctgagttctaggcgaCCGACTTttcagtcgattgcctgtggagttgGGTGCTGTGCTGAGTTTATTTCCGATGCTTTgttaattttcttttagacccttgtgTTGTTGATGTCATAAAgtagcgttgtaataatgggTATTGTGTCTACTACTCACTTATAATGTCATTACATGTATGTAACTTGATCTCGGTATACATGCAGTTTACATTcagtttggtcttaaaaccgatGACAGAAATGGTATCAAAGCCATATCGACCGTACAACGTAAGCCTAGTTAGACATGATTGCATATTAAggatttaatttataaaaactatattttaaaaaaattatttacccttgtgttttatttttgttgttttattttgttgaaaattGTTTTACTGATACTCTCCTATTTTAAACCCGTAGATGGCCCGCACCAAGTAGACCGCTCGCAAGGTCACCAGCGGTTTTGTTCCTCACTAAGCCCCTATCACCTTCAAACCTACCGCTTCTGCTAGACCTAGTCACGTTGGCACTATTCCCCTACATGAAGAGAAGAAGTCGTACCACTCTAAGGGATTGGATGCAGGGAAGGTACCAATGATGCTGGTGGAGATGCTACAATGTTTAGGGTACACCAGGATGCCGGTCTACCATGGTCTTTTTTAGCCTCGTTTGGGACGTGAGAAGTGGACCATCCAGGTGTGCATATATGGCTCCCCAGAGGGCAATGGCAGCTATGAGATCGTGGGAATGCACAAGGCAATAACAGTGCATGCAAGCTTCAGAGTAGGGATCTAAGACACAGTGAGGCATGCGCTGGCTCATGTCTGCGAGCACCATAGGAGCACCTTGGGGGGGGGACTTCCTATGACTACTTTCCCCGTTGAGGCGTGGGTGCagggacatcaaggtgaagtCAATCATGCATGATGAGAGTGGTGTGGTTCGCAAGTAGGTACTTCTGTACGACACTGCACGAGGACATGAATGAGGCCCTGCATGAGCTTTAGGACACATGCGAGCGCCTTCTAGATGCAGAAGCACTGATCAGTgagctgcagaagagcctcaatgggatgtccagctcttctGAATCTGAGGACCAATTCGTTCACTCGCCTTCTTACAAAAGAAAACGTAGTACCCTTCTAGCTCTGACTCTTTGAGGGACACCGACCAATCAGTTGATGGACTAGTCGCCGAATCTCGTGCTTAGGATGCCACCATGAGATAGTTTTAATAAATTGTTTAGAATCGTCTTGCTTGTTGTAATAAGTGATGAACTGCttaaggtggttggaacctcagTTGTGGAGCAAGGTGATTGGGACATTGGTtcaagttttaaaaaatattttatttagtaaataggttgccttTTATTAAAGTTTGACTACAAAATAACATTTATACAAATAAACTCCCGAGTTAAACCTATCTTGACTTTGACCTACACGTCATATTTTTCcatacttgctgagtattttatatactcacactcactctctctcataATCTTGTTGCTCAAAAGGCAAAGACTATGAGGATTTACCGGAAGATAGAGCTGAGTTCTAGACGGGCAACTTTtcggtcgattgcctgtggagttAGGCATTATGCTGAGTTTATTTTCActtttttgttattttcctTTTAAACAATTGGGTCGTTGATGTAATAAAGTAACATCGTAATAATGAATATTGTGTCTACTACTCACTTATGATgtcactatatatatgtaactTAATCATGATATATACGTAGTTTACATTTGGTTTGATGTTAAAGTCGGGTTTTGATCTCTGGCTGTGCTGAGCGGGACAATGGGTCAAGTGGTTTTTCCACCACCCTCTACACACCCAAACAGTGGGCCCACAGTCTTCTTCTACTTCTGGTCGCCTCTCTCTCCTACCCTCATTGTTTTTCTGGGAAAAATTGTGGTCCCGGATGTTACTCACAAGCTTTACGGTCATTGGATGACATTGTTGGTTATGCCTGCTATTTAACATGTGGCAGAAGTGTACTACCTCATAGAAGAAATATTACAACTTAGCTCAGGGGAAAATTCCTAAATCAGTGTCCATTTGGCTTCTTTAATCAGGCTGCTATGGTGAGGAGATCCTTTGACGTAAAGTTACAGTGACATGGTTGTTGATATGTGGATCAATTTTTAGTGGGTTCTATATGTCAGTGACTATATTGCGGGGTGATGTTACGTCAGAAGAACCTCTTCCATTGCTATGATCGATGTTGACATAAATCCCTAAATTGTTGGAATTCAGTTTATTGCTCTCTTAAAAGGAACCTCCGATTGAATTGTCTTAGGCCCGCTTTAGAACCAAGAAAAAATTAaggaattttatagaatttgaATCCTAACGAAACTTTCATATGACGCCCTTTGGAACAAAGAATTGTGCTTCTACAACTCCTATAAAATTCCTATGAAATATCTTGTCATACAAATTTTTGAGGAATTTTAGCAAGAGGTTCAGGCTCATGGAAAATTTATTGTGTCAATCTCTCCCTTCAAATTCTTATGTTTTTTCTATGCTCTATTGAAAACTTTACTGTATTCTGAATTCACGTGTAATTGCAAGTGCCAGGTAACCTCTGATCCTACGTCTTTTTCCTTTCTACTCATGTGTTTTGAGAATCATGCCTTCCAAAGATGCTTTAATGTTTTATTCATTCCAGATTAGCGATATAACCATAAGCTAAAATAACGTTTCTCTTATTTTACTAGCCAGTATTGCCGATAAGAGAAACGTACTAGTAGCGTAGAAGAGAGCCGAACTGACTCGAGTCGAGCAGCCTTATATTGGgttcaccactcaccaacccgACTCCGGTTCCAAGAACCACCGCTCCTCCGGTCCTCCCCAGCTTCTCGCGCCGAACGCGCCCCCGATCCAGATCCAGGTacccttccttccttccttccttcgtTCCACCGCAACTGAGGAgcacctctcttcctcctcccgccgtcCGCGCCGTCGTCCTCATCCCACATCCGGGCTTGAGttgatcccttcttcttctGCTTAGGATGCCGTAGCTTTTTTGGACGAATTTCTCGTTTCATTCCGCATACTCCTTTTTCTTTCGCTGCCTGTGAGCCTGGTGAGATCCAAAAATTCTTTCTGGGATGCATGCTCGTACTCCTATCCGTCCAGATTGCTGCGGATCCGTTTGCTTTGCGGCGTGGTGGTTCGCCGCTGCTCGTGAGGCTTGAGCTGGTGATCTTACacttttttgtgtgtttttttttcgcAGCAAGGGAGGGAAAGGGGAGGACGACACACCATGGCGGATTTCTCCAAGGTTCGCAGCAGATTCTTCTTCTACTTCTTGATCTTACTTTGTATTGCTATTAGCATTTCTTGTtgtttattcttctattgttttACCTGAGAATTACATTTGCAATGTACATACGTGTTGTTTATGCTGTTACATGAGAATTATATGTGCAATGTACTGACGGTCGGGTATGTGAAGTGGTGACGCTGGCTGATGCCTGTATTAGATCTGACCCTCTTTGACTGAATTTGTTCATGTACCCAAGACTAAAAAAAGGGACCTTCAGAGATGGTAAACCATTTAGCATAGGATCCGCCTTATGCCAAGGGAGCTTGATTCTTCAGTCATCACAAGTGAGAGCAAATGAACTAAAAATGTTGATATGGCCAGTTGGCCACATATCCAGTTATGGTGTAGTACTGTAGTGATGATTTCTTGGGAGATAAACTTCAATTTTGTATATTTATCATGATTCATCTGAATGGTATGAATTGACTGTCAATGCCTTCTAAAAAATTGTAATTTGAGGATTTTTTAGTACTATCATCGACCTGTATTGCAAAGACTAtaacaatgctatggcatatgAATAGTTGATTACCACATTGCTTGCTGTGAAACAATAGTACCATTTAGCAAGTGGGATCCATGATGATGTATAGATTGTTTCTGTGTAAATCACTTTACTCTGCATACTGCAGAGGCACTCCTTATGGTACAGGATTAATCCATCTCGATCCATTTATCACAATATTTTGAATTTCAAGTTGGAACCAAGACATATAATTTGTTGAAAAAATTTGCTCAGTCATGGGGCAAAAACATAGCTTACTTTATTAGTTTCTAAGAAAAGTACAATCTTCACATTGGTGCATTTACACAATGTATTTCCAACTTGAAGAAGAATGATAGTTTTACATGATTTCATTAGTCATCCAAAACATGCATTTGGAGTGTTCTTAATATGCCCTGGATCATGTATTTCTTCTACTTTGCATTTAATTATTAACATACTTCACCATGTTCCTTTTCCATTTATTAGCTttgttttttctgaaaaaattgTGCTGTCAGTTGTCCTGGTTGAATGTGAAATCCTAGCATGCTTAGTCCTATCTGGAAGCTAATGTAATGATTTGTCTGTTACACAGGAATCTTGCCCTTCTGTGAAGAATATTTTGCTTCTGGATTCTGAAGGGAAGCGTGTTGCTGCCAAGTATTTCTCAGATGATTGGCCAACTAATGCATCAAAGTTGGCCTATGAAAAATCTGTCTTTACTAAAACTCTGAAGACAAATGCACGCACAGAAGGTATTCTTACTATTAGTATTGTTTCATTGCAAATCTAACATCACTACCATGCAACAAGACCTACAATTGCAAGCTATGTTGTTGCTTTTACTAATTTCAACAATTTGGCATAGATTTTGACCCCAAGTTTTTTGAATGTGTCAACATGTATTTCAACTATTCATCTTATCAACTTAATTGTAATAATGCATATGCTTGACCAGTCTTAAGTTGAATCCACTTAGTTTCATGCAGTCTGCTATGGCCTTTGCATGTTCAATCAAGCTAAAATTGTACATTATATTGATTCctattcttcttgtttggaGTCTCTTGTTTGATTTTGGTAGCAATTACTCAATCACTTTACTGCTTTGGAATATCCAGTTGACATCTTAGGGTAACTGAATTTGAGCCAGAGCTAACTATgcataacaacaacaacaaagcctttgtcccaagcaagttggggtgggctggagatgaaacccacaagatccaactataaagatgatgataataataataataataataaaggtactagtaatggtaaaaaataaaagtaataacggtacaagAAGACTGAagcataagttatggttctggtatgtGGATTGCTAATTTTCACACACTTCTATCCGTGCATAGTCTTTTGAGATATTCTATTTCTTCAAGTCTTTCTTTACAAACTCCTCCTATGTTAGGTTTGGTCGACCCCTacctctcttcacattatcaacGTGCTTCAGTATCCCACTATACACATGTGACTCTGGAGGTCTCCGTTAGATATGTCCAAATCATCTCACCCGATGTTGGACAAACTTTTCTTCAATTGGCGCTACCCCTACCCCACCACGTATATCATCATTTCGGATCCGATCCTTCCTTGTATGGCTACAAATCTATCGCAACATGCACAAATCCTTTCTTGTATGGACACTTACctgtgcataaatgcatattaATTTGTTCTTGCTGACCATTATATCAGTTGCATTGAGGTAGCCTGATTGGCCTTTACACCTTTCGAACTATCGAATGAGGTTGATGATTAAGTTGTGATAAACTTGGGCACCAGACAGTGTCTGCTGTCTAAAAAAGATTATTCTTCTCTGACGCTTATCGTTGTTTCCTGCAGCTGAGATAACTTTGTTTGATGGTTATATTGTTGTTTACAAGTTTGTACATGACCTTCACTTTTTCGTCACTGCCGGAGATGACGAGAATGAGCTCATCTTAGCAAGTGTACTACAAGGTTTTTCTGAATCTGTTGGTCTTCTACTCAGGTTAGTTTTCTGCTATTACTGTATGAACTATTGTTTTATAAGTGGTGATTCGTAAGCCAGCTGGTTTAAAGAGCACCTTACTGTGCTTTAGGGGCGATGTTGAGAAGCGGACTGCACTCGAGAACTTGGACTTGATACTTCTCTGCATCGATGAAATTATTGATGGCGGGTAAAGATATCTGATCTATGCTATGCTAATTTTTGTTCATCCATTGTGTTCTATGTTCCACTGCATTCAGGAAAGTTTTATTGGATAATTTTGACATATGCTGCcatatatttatgttagataaTTCTGTGTTTTTACTGTTCCTTTTGGTTCTGCATTATTTTTTGTAATTCCGTGTTACTACATTGAATATAAGCTCTGCTATGTCATATGGCTACTTTTCTTATGGTATTTGTTCTTATTCATTATTGTTATTAAGCATGGAAAAGAAAGGATTAACCTGTTTCTGCTTATGCTAATGCATGATGCGGGCAGCAGCATCAACTGTGTGCAGTCTGTTGTGAGTCTTTGGCCTTACTATGCCATTAGCAAGTTGGATGATACATGCATGTTGCACAAATTCTGCAGGAGTCAGTTTAGACCGTCAGTGTGACCTCGTGAAACTGTGTTACTTGACAGATGCAGACATTTTGACGCCATATGGCAGCTTTTAGGGATGCCAACAATTCAATGTTTCTGATTGAGGGAAATAGTtgcctcaaaaaaaaaaaactaggaggAATTAGGTGACAttgtaaataagaagaaatatgcaTCCAACTTCACGTCGAAGATGACTCGAACTTGGGTAATCTAGGCGTACATCTACACCCTTAACCAATTGAGCTAGGCTCAGTTCCTTAATAGTTGCCTCAAtgacaaagttttttttttgtcaatttttttggcaaatatCGCACTTGTGGAGCTCTTGGGAAGTTTCGTCTGGAATGAAGCCTTTTTAATTTAGCTACTTAATCGAGATAACTTTAACTGTGAGTCTGTGAGCATGAGCATCATTGCAAGACACTTAGCAAGTAGCAACTAATCAGTAGTGTTGATAAAGATATCGTAATTGCTTTTGATTCCGTGTAACAGACTTCAGCTACCTACAGTAATAATCTTAATTTGTTCTCAAGTTGCATTGAGTAGTTACCAATGCTAAATGGGCATGAATTGAAGTACTTTTGTTTTTCTGTACTTTTCGCAGCATAATCCTGGAAACAGATGCACACACCATTGCTGGTAAGGTTGCAACCAATGCTGTTGACGGTTCTGTGCCCTTCTCCGAGCAGGTAATTTCTTAATCCATCCTAGCATGTCGCCTTCCATAGTTTTCTCATGTCTCATGAACCCTGTGGCCTGTTCTGCGCAGACCATATCTCAGGCTCTAGCCACAGCTAGGGAGCACCTTGCAAGATCTCTGCTCAAATGATCGACCAGCATTCTCTTACAACTTCTTATGGCCTCTATGTGTATTAAAGGTTGGGCTACTGCGTGTTGGGTCTGGTAGTTGTTACTCATCCTAAGGTGCAAATGTGACAGATAATATAGT
It encodes:
- the LOC133902026 gene encoding coatomer subunit zeta-2; the protein is MADFSKESCPSVKNILLLDSEGKRVAAKYFSDDWPTNASKLAYEKSVFTKTLKTNARTEAEITLFDGYIVVYKFVHDLHFFVTAGDDENELILASVLQGFSESVGLLLRGDVEKRTALENLDLILLCIDEIIDGGIILETDAHTIAGKVATNAVDGSVPFSEQTISQALATAREHLARSLLK